In Streptomyces puniciscabiei, a single genomic region encodes these proteins:
- a CDS encoding class I SAM-dependent methyltransferase: MSTQADHHCAPGGWREDNRAMWDERVPVHVAGEYYDLDGFRTHPDVLRDFETAEVGDVTGRTLLHLQCHIGTDTLSWAHRGAARVVGLDFSAPAVEAARSLAADLGLGPERAAFVTGDVYDAADTVPEPSYDIVYTGLGALCWLPDIRRWARTAASLVAPGGFLYLAEFHPITESLDDATGTRIVRDYFARDAQVWDEPGTYADLSAPTVHNRSVQWQHTLGDVVSALAATGLRIEFLHEHDVSLFPRFENFEVRDGYHRFPADHPRIPLIYSLRASRDH; encoded by the coding sequence ATGAGTACCCAGGCCGACCATCACTGCGCCCCCGGCGGCTGGCGCGAGGACAACCGCGCCATGTGGGACGAGCGCGTGCCGGTGCACGTCGCCGGTGAGTACTACGACCTCGACGGCTTCCGGACCCACCCGGACGTGCTGCGGGACTTCGAGACGGCCGAGGTCGGCGACGTCACCGGCAGGACGCTGCTCCACCTGCAGTGCCACATCGGGACCGACACCCTCTCCTGGGCCCACCGGGGCGCCGCACGCGTCGTCGGCCTGGACTTCTCCGCCCCGGCCGTGGAGGCCGCCCGCTCCCTCGCCGCCGACCTCGGCCTCGGTCCCGAGCGCGCCGCCTTCGTCACCGGGGACGTGTACGACGCGGCCGACACCGTGCCCGAGCCGTCGTACGACATCGTCTACACCGGGCTCGGCGCGCTGTGCTGGCTGCCCGACATCCGGCGCTGGGCACGCACGGCCGCCTCCCTCGTCGCCCCCGGCGGCTTCCTCTATCTCGCGGAGTTCCACCCGATCACCGAGTCCCTGGACGACGCGACCGGCACCCGGATCGTGCGCGACTACTTCGCCCGCGACGCCCAGGTGTGGGACGAGCCCGGCACCTACGCCGACCTGAGCGCCCCCACGGTGCACAACCGCAGCGTCCAGTGGCAGCACACCCTCGGCGACGTCGTCTCCGCGCTCGCCGCGACCGGGCTGCGCATCGAGTTCCTGCACGAGCACGACGTGTCGCTGTTCCCGCGCTTCGAGAACTTCGAGGTCCGCGACGGCTACCACCGCTTCCCGGCGGACCACCCGCGCATCCCGCTGATCTACTCCCTCAGGGCGAGCAGGGACCACTGA
- a CDS encoding SURF1 family protein, with product MYRFLLTPRWWGINLFVLLAIPFCVFMGSWQLSRFEGRVHDSRAATQRAASDQREAARPLNSMLPVDKATSGRRVTASGHYGTQLLVPGRQLDGRNGFYVLTLLRTDSGKALPVVRGWLPGRADPAKAPAPPRGEVTVTGALQASETPGDNGVSAAGGLPSGQTAAISSASLVNLVPYKLYDAWVTLDRADAGMKAVPATAPDGTGLDLKAFQNLGYTGEWFVFAGFVVFMWFRLVRREAEAARDAALGLVPEETPAPVTSS from the coding sequence GTGTACCGGTTTCTGCTGACACCCCGCTGGTGGGGCATCAACCTCTTCGTGCTGCTCGCCATCCCGTTCTGCGTCTTCATGGGGTCCTGGCAGCTGAGCCGGTTCGAGGGGCGCGTGCACGACAGCCGCGCCGCGACGCAGCGGGCCGCGTCCGACCAGCGGGAGGCCGCCCGTCCGCTGAACTCGATGCTGCCCGTCGACAAGGCCACCTCGGGCCGCCGGGTCACCGCGAGCGGGCACTACGGCACCCAGCTGCTGGTGCCCGGCCGGCAGCTGGACGGCAGGAACGGCTTCTACGTCCTCACCCTGCTGCGCACCGACTCCGGCAAGGCGCTGCCGGTGGTACGGGGCTGGCTGCCGGGCAGGGCGGACCCGGCGAAGGCGCCCGCGCCGCCGCGCGGTGAGGTCACCGTCACCGGCGCGCTGCAGGCGTCCGAGACACCCGGGGACAACGGCGTCAGCGCGGCCGGCGGACTGCCGTCCGGGCAGACGGCCGCGATCAGCTCTGCGTCGCTGGTCAACCTGGTGCCGTACAAGCTGTACGACGCGTGGGTGACCCTCGACAGGGCCGACGCGGGGATGAAGGCCGTGCCCGCGACGGCACCGGACGGCACCGGCCTGGACCTCAAGGCCTTCCAGAACCTCGGCTACACCGGGGAGTGGTTCGTCTTCGCCGGCTTCGTGGTGTTCATGTGGTTCCGCCTGGTACGACGGGAGGCCGAGGCCGCGCGGGACGCTGCGCTGGGCCTGGTGCCGGAGGAAACACCGGCGCCGGTGACCAGTAGCTGA
- a CDS encoding SigE family RNA polymerase sigma factor, with product MAEVLELSAARGAAALRPPRALRPRTPGGMPVIAPMPAARPARIPSQRDGSDEAAATTATEAAGTTVDHLTETYRAHYRSLLGLAALLLDDTASCEDVVQEAFIRVHSARKRVRDPEKTLAYLRQTVVNLSRSTLRRRILGLKLLSKPMPDMASAEEGAYDQLERRDLIKAMKSLQRRQREVLVLRYFADMTEAQVAESLGISLGSVKAYGSRGIAALRVAMGALA from the coding sequence GTGGCAGAGGTACTCGAACTCAGCGCGGCCCGCGGCGCGGCGGCCCTTCGGCCGCCCCGTGCGCTCCGGCCCCGCACGCCCGGCGGCATGCCGGTGATCGCGCCCATGCCCGCAGCGCGGCCCGCCCGCATTCCAAGTCAGCGTGACGGCTCCGACGAGGCCGCGGCGACCACGGCGACCGAGGCTGCCGGTACGACCGTCGACCACCTAACCGAGACCTACCGGGCGCACTACCGCTCGCTGCTCGGCCTCGCCGCGCTGCTCCTGGACGACACCGCCTCCTGCGAGGACGTGGTCCAGGAGGCCTTCATCCGCGTGCACTCGGCCCGCAAGCGTGTGCGCGACCCCGAGAAGACCCTCGCCTACCTGCGGCAGACGGTCGTCAACCTCTCCCGGTCCACGCTGCGCCGCCGCATCCTCGGCCTGAAACTGCTCTCCAAGCCCATGCCCGACATGGCGAGCGCGGAGGAGGGCGCCTACGACCAGCTGGAGCGCCGCGACCTCATCAAGGCGATGAAGAGCCTGCAGCGCCGGCAGCGGGAGGTCCTGGTCCTGCGCTACTTCGCGGACATGACCGAGGCCCAGGTCGCCGAGAGCCTCGGGATCTCGCTGGGGTCGGTGAAGGCGTACGGCTCGCGGGGCATCGCCGCGCTGCGGGTGGCCATGGGGGCACTGGCATGA